The following proteins are co-located in the Myxocyprinus asiaticus isolate MX2 ecotype Aquarium Trade chromosome 18, UBuf_Myxa_2, whole genome shotgun sequence genome:
- the LOC127456411 gene encoding small EDRK-rich factor 2-like encodes MTRGNQRELARQKNAKKQSDMHKGKRNDDGLSAAARKQRDAEIMQQKQKKANAKMEPKSK; translated from the exons atgacca GGGGAAATCAGCGTGAACTTGCTCGCCAGAAAAATGCCAAGAAGCAAAGTGACATGCACAAGGGCAAGAGAAATGATGACGGTTTATCTGCTGCTGCCAGAAAGCAGAG agatgcagaaataatgcaacagAAACAAAAGAAAGCCAATGCGAAAATGGAACCTAAATCCAAATAG